The Anolis carolinensis isolate JA03-04 chromosome 2, rAnoCar3.1.pri, whole genome shotgun sequence genome has a window encoding:
- the LOC100559146 gene encoding cullin-associated NEDD8-dissociated protein 1 — MTNISYHISNLLEKMTSTDKDFRFMATNDLMMELQKDSIKLDEDSEKKVVKMLLKLLEDKNGEVQNLAVKCLGPLVSKVKEYQVETIVDTLCTNMLSDKEQLRDISSIGLKTVISELPPPSTGSTMTSNVCKKITAQLTGAIGKQEDVSVQLEALDILSDILSRLGGTLYSFHSSILNCLLPQLTSPRLAVRKRAIIALGHLVLTCNGNIFAELMEHLLAELKRNNSTSTTRTYIQCIAGISRQAGHRIGDYLEKMIPLIVQYCNVEDDELREYCFQAFESFVRRCPKEIGPHLPSITGLCLKYITYDPNYNYDNEEEDEEEMMETENGEEEEQDSDDEYSDDDDISWKVRRSAAKCLEAIVSTRHDLLQDFYKTLSPALISRFKEREENVKADIFCAYISLLKQTLPIQSWLHTSDDVGKDNIPLTMLQNQVPHIVKALHKQLKEKSVKSRQGCFTLLTELANVLPGCLADHIPALVPGIVFSLTDKSSSSNMKIDTLSFLHVVLCNHSREVFHPHIKALLPPVVTCIGDPFYKITSEALLVTQQLVKVIRPLDVHCSFDAKPYMRDVFCATLKRLKAADIDQEVKERAISCMGQIVCNLGDYLSSDLQPTLKIFLERLKNEITRLTTVKALTLIASSPLKIDLRPILAEGFPILASFLRKNQRALKLSTLTALDILIKNYSDSLKPAMIECVLMELPDLISENDMHVSQVAITFLTTLARVYPSSLSKISGTVLSELFQLVYSPLMQGGALNAIVDFFQALVVTKTVNMSYGELMKQLMSPIYSSSPSGASANLHKQAYHSVAKCVAALSSVCPKETPAVVNQFVQDVKNPRSSAAVKMLAFLSLAEIGRTTNLSAQKDLKGVILDAFASPSEEVKSAASYALGNISVGSLKEYLPFMLKEIGVQPKRQYLLLHSLKEVISSSPADSLKPYVEDIWALLFKHCECTEEGTRNVVAECLGKLTVVNPSQLLPRLKKQLSSGSPHARSTVVTAIKFTISDQPQPIDPLLKGCIGDFLKTLQDPDLNVRRVALAMFNSAAHNKPSLIRDQLSTVLPHLYNETKIRRELIREVEMGPFKHTVDDGLDVRKAAFECMYTLLESCLDRLDIYEYLNHVEDGLKDHYDIRMLTFIMLARLSTLCPNAVLQRLEQLVEPLRATCSTKVKAGSVKQEFEKQDELKRSAMRAVAALLTIPDVDKSPVMAEFSSQIRANPEMSSLFESIQKDSTSLSATELMDMS; from the exons TTTGGGCCCTTTGGTGAGCAAAGTGAAAGAATATCAGGTGGAAACAATTGTCGATACACTCTGTACGAACATGTTATCAGATAAGGAACAGCTCCGGGATATCTCCAGTATTGGACTGAAGACAGTAATTTCTGagttgcctcctccatctacag GTTCCACCATGACATCCAACGTGTGTAAAAAAATCACAGCCCAGCTGACCGGAGCCATTGGGAAGCAAGAAGATGTGTCTGTGCAGCTTGAAGCTCTTGACATCCTGTCAGATATTTTGAGCAG GTTAGGGGGGACCCTGTACTCCTTCCATTCTTCCATCCTGAATTGCCTCCTTCCTCAGCTGACGAGTCCCAGGTTGGCTGTGCGCAAAAGGGCCATCATTGCCCTCGGCCACCTCGTTTTGACTTGCAATGGGAACATCTTTGCAGAGCTTATGGAGCACCTCTTGGCAGAGCTGAAAAGAAACAATTCTACGTCCACTACAAGGACATACATACAGTGTATTGCTGGCATCAGCAGGCAGGCTGGACACCGTATAG GAGACTATCTGGAGAAGATGATCCCACTGATAGTTCAATACTGCAATGtcgaggatgatgagctgagagAATATTGCTTCCAGGCTTTTGAGTCGTTTGTCAGAAG GTGTCCAAAGGAAATTGGCCCTCACCTTCCAAGCATAACGGGGTTGTGCCTCAAGTATATCACTTATGATCCAAACTACAACTACGACAATGaagaagaggatgaagaagaaaTGATGGAAACCGaaaatggagaggaggaggaacaag ACAGTGATGATGAGTACAGTGACGATGATGATATTAGCTGGAAAGTCCGCAggtctgcagccaagtgccttgAGGCGATTGTCAGCACAAGACACGACCTGCTGCAAGATTTCTACAAAACACTCTCGCCAGCATTAATAAGCAGGTTCaaggagagagaggaaaatgTTAAAGCAGACATCTTTTGTGCATATATATCTTTGCTGAAGCAAACACTGCCTATTCAGAGCTGGCTGCACACTTCAGATGACGTAGGCAAAGACAATATACCTCTCACTATGCTCCAGAACCAG GTCCCACATATCGTGAAGGCCTTGCACAAGCAACTGAAAGAGAAGAGTGTCAAGTCAAGACAGGGATGCTTCACTCTCCTGACAGAGCTGGCTAACGTTCTCCCTGGTTGTCTTGCAGACCACATACCTGCGCTAGTGCCTG GCATTGTCTTCTCCTTGACGGACAAATCCAGCTCCTCCAACATGAAGATCGACACGCTGTCTTTCCTCCACGTTGTCCTCTGCAACCACTCCCGAGAGGTGTTCCACCCCCACATTAAGGCCCTGCTTCCACCAGTTGTCACTTGCATAGGAGATCCCTTTTACAAAATAACCTCCGAAGCCCTGCTAGTTACTCAGCAGCTTGTAAAGGTGATTCGGCCTCTGGATGTCCATTGTTCATTTGATGCCAAACCGTATATGAGAGACGTGTTCTGCGCTACTCTGAAGAGACTGAAAGCTGCTGACATCGACCAGGAGGTGAAGGAAAGGGCAATTTCTTGCATGGGACAGATTGTCTGTAATCTTGGAGATTACCTAAGCAGTGATCTCCAGCCGACCTTGAAGATTTTTCTGGAGAGGTTGAAAAATGAAATAACAAGGCTCACCACAGTCAAAGCGCTCACCTTAATTGCTAGCTCTCCTCTCAAAATTGATTTGCGGCCCATTTTGGCAGAAGGGTTCCCCATTTTGGCATCCTTCTTGCGTAAGAATCAACGTGCCTTGAAACTCAGCACCTTGACCGCTCTGGACATCTTGATCAAGAACTACAGTGATAGCCTGAAGCCGGCCATGATTGAGTGTGTTCTCATGGAGCTTCCTGATTTGATCAGTGAGAATGACATGCATGTTTCCCAGGTGGCCATCACGTTCCTTACCACTTTGGCTAGGGTCTATCCCTCTTCCTTGTCCAAAATCAGTGGGACGGTTTTGTCAGAGCTTTTCCAGCTTGTTTACTCTCCCTTGATGCAAGGGGGAGCCCTGAATGCCATTGTGGACTTCTTCCAAGCATTGGTCGTCACCAAGACTGTCAACATGAGTTATGGGGAACTCATGAAGCAGCTGATGAGCCCAATATATTCCTCAAGCCCTAGTGGAGCATCTGCAAATTTACACAAACAGGCCTATCATTCTGTTGCCAAGTGTGTGGCTGCCCTTTCTTCTGTATGTCCTAAAGAAACCCCTGCTGTAGTAAACCAGTTTGTTCAGGATGTGAAGAACCCCAGGTCTAGCGCTGCTGTGAAAATGTTGgccttcctttctctggctgaaaTCGGACGCACCACGAACCTCAGTGCTCAGAAGGATCTCAAAGGTGTGATACTCGATGCATTTGCTTCGCCCAGTGAAGAAGTGAAGTCAGCAGCTTCCTACGCTCTGGGGAACATCAGTGTGGGCAGCCTTAAGGAATACCTCCCCTTCATGCTCAAAGAGATTGGTGTCCAGCCCAAGCGGCAGTACTTGCTGCTCCACTCGTTGAAGGAAGTCATCAGCTCTTCCCCAGCGGACAGCCTGAAGCCCTACGTGGAGGACATCTGGGCCCTGCTCTTCAAGCACTGCGAGTGTACAGAGGAAGGGACACGAAATGTTGTCGCTGAATGCTTGGGGAAACTGACTGTTGTTAATCCTTCCCAGTTGCTGCCCAGGCTGAAAAAACAACTGTCTTCAG GTTCCCCACATGCTCGAAGCACAGTAGTTACTGCAATCAAATTCACAATTTCAGATCAACCACAACCCATTGATCCTCTTCTGAAAGGATGCATAG GCGACTTCTTGAAAACACTCCAGGACCCTGATTTGAATGTCCGGCGTGTTGCTTTAGCGATGTTTAATTCTGCTGCTCACAACAAACCTTCTCTAATCCGGGACCAGCTCAGCACAGTCCTACCACACTTATATAACGAAACGAAGATTAGAAGGGAACTCATACGAGAG GTAGAAATGGGGCCATTCAAACATACAGTAGATGATGGCCTTGATGTGAGGAAAGCTGCCTTTGAGTGCATGTATACACTTCTGGAAAGCTGCCTTGACCGTCTGGACATTTATGAGTACTTGAATCATGTTGAAGATGGCTTGAAAGATCACTACGATATCAGG ATGTTGACTTTTATTATGCTGGCTCGTCTGTCAACACTCTGTCCTAATGCAGTCCTACAAAGATTAGAGCAGCTTGTTGAGCCACTGCGTGCAACATGCTCTACTAAG GTAAAAGCTGGTTCCGTCAAACAGGAATTTGAGAAACAAGATGAACTGAAACGTTCAGCAATGAGGGCAGTAGCTGCTTTACTGACTATCCCTGATGTAGATAAAAGTCCAGTGATGGCTGAATTTTCTTCCCAAATCAGAGCCAACCCTGAAATGTCTTCACTTTTTGAGAGCATTCAGAAAGATTCAACTTCATTATCTGCTACAGAATTAATGGACATGAGTTAG
- the rpl32 gene encoding large ribosomal subunit protein eL32 — MPALRPLIKPKIVKKRTKKFIRHQSDRYVKIKRNWRKPRGIDNRVRRRFKGQILMPNIGYGSNKKTKHMLPSGFKKFLVHNVKELEVLMMSNKSYCAEIAHNVSSKNRKVIVERAAQLAIKVTNPNARLRSEENE; from the exons ATGCCTGCCCTCAGACCTCTCATAAAGCCTAAGATCGTCAAGAAGAGGACCAAGAAGTTCATTCGTCACCAGTCTGATCGCTATGTCAAAATCAAG CGTAACTGGCGCAAGCCAAGAGGTATTGACAACAGAGTTCGCAGAAGATTCAAGGGCCAAATCTTGATGCCCAATATTGGGTATGGTAGCAATAAGAAGACAAAACATATGCTGCCATCAGGATTCAAGAAGTTTCTGGTACATAATGTCAAAGAACTGGAGGTGCTAATGATGAGCAACAA GTCTTATTGTGCAGAGATTGCACACAATGTCTCATCCAAGAATCGGAAAGTAATTGTGGAGAGAGCAGCTCAGCTTGCTATCAAAGTCACCAATCCAAATGCCAGACTGCGCAGCgaagaaaatgaataa